Proteins co-encoded in one Capsicum annuum cultivar UCD-10X-F1 chromosome 9, UCD10Xv1.1, whole genome shotgun sequence genomic window:
- the LOC124887076 gene encoding uncharacterized protein LOC124887076, whose amino-acid sequence MVFAWLSNSLSKDIAETVLRCETARDIWSDLEERYGQSNANRYYQIQREIAGISQGSSDIATYYTRSNILMISPVPTLGKAYSMLLHDENQREIQSSPPSFIIDHTSFTVKENNFPPTSVASPSPSTSHTSHNSMKSYNERTNFDNKKPIGVCKYCKKPGHSVDQYYRLHGFPPDFKFTKNKKSASCAKVDNSSLESSRTPDSLHGFTPE is encoded by the exons ATGGTGTTTGCTTGGCTAAGCAACTCTTTGTCGAAGGACATAGCAGAAACTGTTCTTCGTTGTGAGACTGCTAGGGACATATGGTCTGATCTCGAGGAAAGATATGGCCAGTCCAATGCTAATCGATATTATCAAATCCAAAGGGAAATTGCTGGTATTTCTCAGGGGTCCTCAGATATTGCAACCTATTATACTAG GAGCAATATACTCATGATATCTCCAGTTCCTACTCTAGGAAAAGCATACTCTATGTTGCTTCATGATGAAAACCAGAGAGAAATTCAATCCTCTCCTCCATCCTTTATAATCGACCACACATCATTTACTGTCAAAGAGAATAATTTTCCACCAACTTCTGTTGCCTCTCCTAGTCCATCTACTTCTCATACATCTCATAACAGTATGAAATCCTATAATGAAAGAACTAATTTTGACAACAAGAAGCCCATTGGAGTCTGCAAGTATTGCAAGAAACCTGGGCATTCTGTTGATCAATATTATCGACTTCATGGTTTTCCACCTGATTTCAAGTTCACCAAGAACAAAAAATCAGCTTCTTGTGCTAAAGTTGATAATTCCAGCTTGGAGTCTTCCAGGACCCCAGACTCTCTTCATGGGTTCACTCCTGAATAA